The following proteins come from a genomic window of Microbacterium sp. SY138:
- a CDS encoding CueP family metal-binding protein — protein sequence MRPCRWTHVPPASSPRATRRACPVGPVDGAEAALPLPEGEFYLSIAPYLGQTHECFSHSLTTCVGELRGEDVSALITDRVDGTVLFDGRVTTNDNGFVGVWLPREKDATITVDYADQTATALVSTDGDSPTCLTTLRLS from the coding sequence TTGAGGCCATGCCGCTGGACGCACGTCCCACCGGCCTCATCGCCTCGTGCAACCCGACGCGCTTGTCCTGTCGGACCAGTCGACGGGGCCGAGGCCGCGCTGCCCCTCCCTGAGGGCGAGTTCTATCTGTCCATTGCTCCGTACCTCGGGCAGACACACGAGTGCTTTTCCCACAGTCTGACAACGTGCGTGGGGGAACTTCGTGGCGAGGATGTCTCTGCGCTCATCACCGATCGGGTGGACGGAACGGTGCTGTTCGACGGTCGTGTGACCACGAACGACAATGGGTTCGTCGGCGTCTGGCTTCCCCGCGAGAAGGACGCGACGATCACGGTCGACTATGCGGACCAGACGGCGACTGCACTGGTGTCCACCGACGGCGATTCGCCCACGTGCCTGACGACGTTGCGCCTCTCCTGA
- a CDS encoding TetR/AcrR family transcriptional regulator, with amino-acid sequence MVRADAMRNRERIREAATVVFRRSGMSTPLDEVAAEAGVSKGTIYHRFTSRAGLVDAVVETEIEHRFQRVFDDVMIIQDPGQRLTAYLTRMWQLEYDEPMVCDVLAQVCPDSTKMQHVCRLASELACRLLTDAQAQGAVRADLTPADLYHLLWSVAVALRQGPLPEQHDFLRRCQYQLDGIRWVISAVTAAPHDTRAGAPSPVRTSAKRAESSRECLTKVASIG; translated from the coding sequence ATGGTGAGAGCGGATGCGATGCGTAACCGGGAGCGGATCCGGGAGGCCGCGACCGTGGTGTTCCGCCGCAGCGGGATGAGCACGCCTCTCGACGAGGTCGCTGCAGAGGCGGGGGTGAGCAAGGGGACCATTTATCACCGCTTCACGAGCCGGGCAGGCCTTGTCGATGCCGTGGTGGAGACCGAGATCGAGCACCGCTTCCAGCGCGTGTTCGACGACGTCATGATCATCCAGGATCCCGGCCAGCGGTTGACGGCTTACCTCACCAGGATGTGGCAACTCGAATACGACGAGCCGATGGTGTGCGACGTGCTGGCTCAAGTCTGTCCCGATTCAACGAAGATGCAGCACGTGTGTCGGCTCGCATCCGAGCTCGCGTGTCGACTCTTGACTGACGCCCAGGCGCAGGGGGCAGTACGGGCAGACCTCACACCCGCCGACCTATACCACTTGCTGTGGAGCGTCGCGGTGGCGTTGCGGCAGGGACCTCTGCCGGAGCAACATGACTTCCTGCGACGCTGTCAGTACCAGCTGGACGGCATCCGTTGGGTGATATCCGCAGTAACGGCAGCCCCTCACGACACGCGTGCTGGGGCACCCAGCCCAGTGCGAACATCGGCCAAACGCGCAGAGTCATCTAGGGAGTGTCTGACAAAGGTCGCGAGCATCGGCTGA
- a CDS encoding metalloregulator ArsR/SmtB family transcription factor, protein MAMNERAAERLDESAGEVYAHLFQALAEPTRLAILQHLASGEHRVRDLVRHMGFAQSTVSKHLGFLAECQLVRARSAGRASWYSLAQPERLSTIITATEELLGATGARVVLCAHLRNPQVTTTEQKEK, encoded by the coding sequence ATGGCGATGAATGAACGGGCTGCAGAGCGTCTGGACGAGAGCGCGGGCGAAGTGTACGCGCACCTGTTCCAAGCGCTGGCAGAACCGACACGGCTTGCGATCCTGCAGCACCTCGCTTCAGGCGAGCATCGGGTGCGGGATCTCGTTCGGCACATGGGCTTCGCGCAATCGACGGTCAGCAAGCACCTCGGCTTCCTGGCCGAGTGTCAGCTCGTCCGTGCTCGATCCGCCGGCCGAGCGTCCTGGTACTCGTTGGCTCAACCCGAGCGTCTGAGCACGATCATCACCGCCACGGAAGAGCTTCTGGGAGCGACAGGCGCACGCGTGGTGTTGTGCGCCCACCTCAGAAACCCGCAGGTCACAACCACCGAGCAGAAGGAGAAATAG
- a CDS encoding metalloregulator ArsR/SmtB family transcription factor — protein sequence MLTIASRVDAMNRLGRAMADQTRSRILLSLLESPGYPAVLARDLGLTRTNVSNHLACLRGCGIVVAEPEGRQTRYEIADPHLGVALGALVDVTLAIDESEECIDPECTTPGCGAAAITAF from the coding sequence ATGCTGACTATTGCCTCACGTGTGGACGCGATGAATCGACTCGGCCGTGCCATGGCCGATCAGACCCGATCTCGGATCCTGCTGTCTCTGCTCGAGTCCCCGGGTTACCCTGCTGTGCTGGCACGCGACCTCGGCCTCACACGCACGAACGTGTCCAACCATCTTGCCTGCCTACGCGGGTGCGGCATCGTCGTCGCCGAGCCCGAAGGGCGGCAGACACGGTACGAGATCGCCGATCCGCATCTCGGCGTCGCCCTCGGCGCACTGGTCGACGTCACCCTCGCCATCGACGAGAGCGAGGAGTGCATCGACCCCGAGTGCACGACACCCGGGTGCGGTGCCGCCGCGATTACGGCCTTCTAG
- a CDS encoding heavy-metal-associated domain-containing protein, with translation MNAAGRLSLYGAGVVVAFGAAFGIAAAVVPDSAVANWTAAASDSSMGDHAGMTDTDPTATATIPGVSLSGYGYELSPITAPTGTGETGVFSFQILDADGRPLTAYETTHEKDLHLIAVRTDGTQFRHVHPTFDEATGTWSTSWEWAEAGTYRIYADFVPDVTDGPDKVTLTRTVDVAGEFTPDPATATSTTSEVDGYTVTLDGDLIAGESSELTLSVARDGQPVTTLQPYLGAFGHLVALRDGDLAYLHVHAEGDEPQDGDTAGPDIRFAAEAPTAGRYLLYLDFQVDGQVHTAEFVVDAGHGTGTDTDDTHSDTGDGH, from the coding sequence ATGAACGCTGCGGGACGACTCAGCCTTTACGGCGCCGGCGTCGTCGTGGCCTTCGGCGCAGCGTTCGGCATCGCGGCAGCTGTCGTCCCGGACAGCGCCGTCGCCAACTGGACGGCCGCCGCCAGCGACAGCTCGATGGGCGACCACGCCGGCATGACCGACACGGACCCCACCGCGACCGCCACCATCCCCGGCGTCTCCCTCTCCGGCTATGGATACGAACTCAGCCCGATCACCGCGCCAACCGGCACGGGCGAGACCGGCGTGTTCAGCTTCCAGATCCTCGACGCCGACGGGAGGCCGCTGACCGCGTACGAGACCACGCACGAGAAGGATCTGCATCTGATCGCGGTGCGCACCGACGGAACCCAGTTCCGGCACGTGCACCCCACGTTCGATGAGGCCACCGGCACCTGGTCGACGTCATGGGAGTGGGCCGAGGCCGGCACCTACCGGATCTACGCGGACTTCGTGCCGGACGTGACCGACGGCCCCGACAAGGTCACCCTGACCCGCACGGTCGACGTCGCGGGGGAGTTCACCCCGGACCCGGCGACCGCCACGTCCACGACCAGCGAGGTCGATGGGTACACGGTCACTCTCGACGGGGACCTGATCGCGGGGGAGAGCTCCGAGCTGACCCTGTCGGTCGCCCGCGACGGGCAGCCGGTCACTACCCTGCAGCCGTACCTGGGCGCCTTCGGGCACCTGGTCGCGCTGCGCGACGGCGACCTGGCGTACCTGCACGTGCACGCCGAAGGCGACGAACCGCAGGACGGCGACACCGCCGGACCAGACATCCGGTTCGCAGCCGAGGCGCCCACCGCCGGCCGGTACCTGCTCTACCTCGACTTCCAGGTCGACGGGCAGGTCCACACCGCCGAGTTCGTCGTCGACGCCGGTCACGGCACCGGCACGGACACGGACGACACCCACAGCGACACGGGCGACGGTCACTGA
- a CDS encoding NAD(P)/FAD-dependent oxidoreductase — protein MTKHRVLIVGAGSAGTSAARTLASVPQIDLTLVARTGETPSNRVYVKGVAHGRIGPEQIALPLPDVAVVKDTVISIDPVAKEARLTAGAQLEYDSLIVATGGVALPLDVEVRVIGHPLGADRVTPLYSVEDGVRVNALLTASGAPRRVIVYGSGFTAAETVSALHADGHDVTLVARSAQPGASAFGMALAREIADAHRDRVSVRFGSAIASVSVAAEQVSVRLENEETLDADLMIVAVGSEPQAPLPWPSGVPVDEWGRGPVGGVYAAGGVATWRGAGNESWRIDHWDDSAAQGEHAARVLLSDVGLGPAQEPYVARSSWDALVYEKAIRGVGRTAPALIKDVPDSGGATLHVDADGTLVGVSAIDDDAIENWSDRVGQHIGG, from the coding sequence ATGACGAAGCACCGCGTACTCATCGTGGGAGCCGGATCCGCAGGAACGTCTGCCGCGCGAACGCTCGCATCGGTGCCCCAGATCGACCTCACTCTCGTTGCTCGTACCGGTGAAACGCCGTCGAATCGCGTGTACGTGAAGGGCGTGGCGCACGGTCGCATCGGCCCCGAACAGATCGCCCTCCCACTCCCAGACGTCGCGGTGGTGAAAGACACCGTCATCTCGATCGATCCCGTCGCGAAAGAGGCCCGACTCACCGCCGGTGCACAGCTAGAGTACGACTCCCTTATCGTCGCGACAGGCGGCGTCGCGCTCCCGCTGGACGTCGAGGTCCGCGTGATCGGCCATCCTTTAGGAGCGGACCGTGTGACCCCTCTGTACTCAGTCGAGGACGGAGTGCGGGTGAACGCGCTGCTCACAGCGAGTGGAGCGCCCCGCCGAGTCATCGTCTACGGTTCCGGCTTCACTGCGGCCGAGACAGTATCGGCGCTGCACGCGGACGGTCACGACGTCACCCTGGTGGCGCGCAGCGCACAGCCGGGGGCGTCGGCGTTCGGCATGGCGCTTGCGAGGGAGATCGCGGATGCGCATCGCGATCGCGTGTCCGTCCGTTTCGGGAGCGCGATCGCGTCGGTGAGCGTGGCGGCCGAGCAGGTGAGCGTCCGGCTCGAGAACGAGGAGACGCTCGACGCGGACCTCATGATCGTCGCAGTCGGATCGGAACCGCAGGCGCCGCTCCCGTGGCCGAGCGGCGTCCCGGTCGATGAATGGGGGAGAGGCCCTGTCGGCGGCGTCTACGCGGCGGGCGGAGTGGCGACCTGGCGCGGAGCGGGGAACGAGAGCTGGCGGATCGACCACTGGGACGACAGCGCTGCGCAAGGAGAGCACGCGGCGCGAGTGCTGTTGTCGGACGTCGGCTTGGGTCCCGCGCAGGAGCCCTACGTGGCGCGAAGCTCGTGGGACGCACTCGTGTACGAGAAGGCGATCCGTGGGGTCGGAAGGACGGCACCGGCCCTCATCAAGGATGTTCCGGACAGCGGGGGCGCCACGCTCCACGTGGACGCGGACGGAACATTGGTGGGAGTCTCCGCCATCGACGACGATGCGATCGAGAACTGGAGCGATCGCGTCGGCCAGCACATCGGGGGCTGA
- a CDS encoding IS5 family transposase (programmed frameshift) has protein sequence MSRFQVLSDAQWSLIESMLLRTTGRPGRKFSDARLMVEAIIYRYRCGIAWRDLPEVFGPWQTVWTWHHRTAADGTGDRVLANVTTVADAGGMIDWSLSVDSTIARAHQHATNTTRLTGAGSNYTNLMLEPPDHGIGRSRGGLSTKIHQLVDGNGLPLVTLITPGQAGDSPMFLPLMAQLRVAREKGRTRTRPDAVLGDKAYSSRAIRGHLRARGIKAVIPEPDDQKGHRKRRGSRGGRPVALDVADYKSRNVIERRYCHIKQWRGLATRYDKHAVIYRAAVVLNAVIAWTRELSKA, from the exons GTGTCGCGATTCCAGGTGCTTTCGGATGCTCAGTGGTCGTTGATCGAGTCGATGTTGCTCCGGACGACGGGTCGGCCGGGGCGGAAGTTCTCTGACGCGAGGCTGATGGTAGAGGCGATCATCTACCGGTATCGGTGCGGGATCGCGTGGCGTGACCTGCCCGAGGTGTTCGGGCCGTGGCAGACGGTGTGGACCTGGCATCATCGGACGGCCGCCGACGGGACCGGGGATCGGGTGCTCGCGAACGTCACCACCGTTGCAGATGCCGGCGGGATGATCGATTGGTCGCTGTCGGTGGACTCCACGATCGCTCGTGCCCATCAGCACGCGACCAATACGACCCGGCTCACA GGGGCTGGGTCGAATTACACGAATCTGATGCTCGAGCCGCCTGATCATGGCATCGGTCGCTCCCGCGGTGGCCTTTCCACGAAGATCCACCAACTCGTCGACGGCAACGGGCTGCCACTGGTCACGCTGATCACGCCTGGCCAGGCCGGCGACTCACCGATGTTCCTGCCGCTTATGGCGCAACTGCGCGTCGCGCGCGAGAAGGGTCGGACGCGAACCCGACCAGATGCGGTCCTCGGCGATAAGGCGTACTCGTCCCGTGCGATCCGTGGACATCTCCGCGCCCGCGGGATCAAGGCGGTGATTCCGGAGCCGGACGATCAGAAGGGCCACCGCAAACGGCGAGGATCACGCGGCGGCAGGCCAGTCGCACTCGACGTCGCAGACTACAAAAGCCGAAACGTGATCGAGCGTCGCTACTGCCACATCAAGCAATGGCGCGGCCTCGCGACCCGCTACGACAAGCACGCCGTCATCTACCGCGCGGCGGTGGTCCTCAACGCGGTCATCGCGTGGACTCGAGAGCTTTCGAAGGCCTGA
- a CDS encoding cation diffusion facilitator family transporter, with translation MGIGHNHDHGGGDGGVQTATAGHRRRLMMVLGIYLTIIAAELIGSWITGSLALMAEAMHMAIDGSGILIALIATYLATRKPSSKRTYGMMRAEIVAVLINCLLLFTLGGFILFEAVDRWFNPEDVEGGGVIAFAIVGLIGASISLIILSRGAKESLNVKAAFLEVMSDGIGAAAIIVSGILNVTIGWQQGDAIAAAAIGVIILPRAFMLLKQAINIILQGVPDGIDIEEVRGEIEGTAGVKAAHSLHVWALTSGVFVLSAHIVLDDEAAANGSGTQVLDELTESMREHFRIEHSTFQIEEDGHLEHEGAMHRDLAGLTTTPSVSGGQHAGHSH, from the coding sequence ATGGGAATCGGACACAATCACGACCACGGGGGCGGAGACGGCGGAGTACAGACCGCTACTGCAGGACACCGACGTCGGCTGATGATGGTGCTTGGCATCTACTTGACCATCATCGCCGCGGAGCTCATCGGGTCATGGATCACGGGCAGCCTTGCCCTCATGGCCGAGGCCATGCACATGGCGATCGATGGCAGCGGCATCTTGATCGCATTGATCGCGACCTACCTCGCGACGCGCAAGCCGTCGAGCAAGCGTACGTACGGCATGATGCGAGCGGAGATCGTCGCGGTTCTCATCAACTGTCTGCTCCTGTTCACCCTGGGAGGATTCATCCTCTTCGAGGCGGTCGATCGCTGGTTCAACCCCGAAGATGTCGAGGGTGGCGGCGTGATCGCCTTCGCGATCGTCGGTCTGATCGGTGCGTCCATCTCCCTAATCATCCTCAGTCGAGGCGCCAAGGAGAGTCTGAACGTCAAGGCGGCCTTCCTCGAGGTCATGAGCGACGGAATCGGCGCAGCAGCGATCATCGTCTCGGGCATCCTCAACGTCACCATCGGTTGGCAGCAGGGCGACGCGATCGCCGCCGCCGCGATCGGCGTGATCATCCTCCCCCGCGCATTCATGCTGCTGAAGCAAGCCATCAACATCATCCTCCAGGGCGTCCCCGATGGAATCGACATCGAGGAAGTACGTGGCGAAATCGAGGGCACCGCCGGCGTGAAGGCCGCCCACAGCCTCCATGTGTGGGCGCTCACCAGCGGCGTGTTCGTCTTGAGCGCGCACATCGTCCTTGACGACGAGGCCGCCGCGAACGGATCGGGCACGCAGGTGCTGGACGAACTCACGGAGAGCATGCGAGAGCACTTCCGCATCGAGCACTCGACCTTCCAGATCGAGGAAGACGGACACCTCGAGCATGAAGGTGCGATGCACCGGGACCTCGCAGGTCTCACCACGACGCCATCTGTCAGCGGTGGGCAGCACGCGGGCCACAGTCACTGA
- the trpS gene encoding tryptophan--tRNA ligase → MARKDDRGVLPGPAVGVLTVGNVRENVYGAVLDYLAAGLDPRSTTIFTHSAVPALNQLLRPFLSLVTEAELRRNPTVKAELAASGGALSGLLLTYPVHQAADILFCKGDLVPVGKDNLPHVEVSRTIARRFNERYGHVFPEPAALLTDAPELLGLDGRKMSKSYGNSIALGMTADETAAIIKRAPTDSECTITYDPENRAGVSGLLATAAVVLGRSPQSIADEVGAAGAGALKRLTTEAVNEYLADHRARLSALTVRDAEAVVREGNERAQEIAIDTLTEVRTAMGMIY, encoded by the coding sequence CTGGCCCGGAAGGACGATAGAGGTGTCCTGCCGGGGCCCGCCGTCGGTGTGCTGACAGTCGGCAACGTCCGAGAGAACGTCTACGGTGCTGTCCTCGACTATCTCGCCGCTGGGTTGGACCCGCGGTCGACGACGATCTTCACTCACTCAGCCGTGCCGGCGTTGAATCAGCTTCTGCGCCCCTTCCTCAGTTTGGTGACAGAAGCCGAGCTGCGTAGAAATCCCACGGTGAAAGCGGAGCTTGCCGCATCTGGCGGGGCGCTGAGTGGCCTCCTTCTCACCTACCCGGTGCATCAAGCCGCCGACATCTTGTTCTGCAAGGGCGACCTCGTTCCGGTCGGGAAGGACAACCTGCCGCATGTCGAAGTCAGCCGCACCATCGCGCGCCGGTTCAACGAACGTTACGGGCACGTGTTCCCTGAGCCAGCGGCTCTCCTCACCGACGCGCCCGAGTTGTTGGGTCTCGACGGGCGGAAGATGTCGAAAAGCTATGGCAACTCGATCGCGCTGGGCATGACCGCCGATGAGACCGCCGCGATCATCAAGCGCGCCCCCACCGATTCTGAATGCACGATCACGTATGACCCGGAGAACCGAGCCGGGGTTTCTGGTCTGCTGGCGACAGCGGCGGTCGTGCTTGGGCGGAGTCCGCAGAGCATTGCGGACGAAGTGGGCGCAGCTGGTGCGGGCGCTCTCAAGCGACTCACCACCGAAGCCGTGAACGAATATCTCGCTGACCATCGCGCACGTCTGAGCGCGCTCACGGTGAGGGACGCGGAGGCCGTCGTTCGCGAAGGCAACGAGCGGGCGCAAGAAATCGCCATCGATACGCTGACGGAAGTGCGAACAGCGATGGGAATGATCTACTGA
- a CDS encoding cation diffusion facilitator family transporter — translation MGQAGDYRRKLLIAFSITATIVVAQAVGSIVTGSLALLTDTAHAVTDASGLLIALIAATLMLRPSNARRTWGFRRIEVIAALGQSTLLLVVGTYAAVEGVKRLFEPPDVPAAELLVFGIVGLIANVVSIMILSSSRGANFNMRAAFLEVLNDALGSLGVIVASIVIATTGFMQADAIAGLFIAALIVPRAFMLMRETTGVLMEFTPKGLDLDQVRVHILALDHVKSVHDLHASTVATGLTTITAHVVVEDECFTDGHAVDMLREVKRCVAEHFEISVRHSTFQIETEHIGDDEPDAVMHP, via the coding sequence GTGGGACAAGCCGGAGACTACCGCCGCAAGCTCCTCATCGCCTTCAGCATCACGGCCACGATCGTCGTCGCGCAGGCTGTGGGGTCGATTGTCACCGGCAGCTTGGCGCTGCTGACGGATACCGCCCACGCTGTGACCGATGCGTCAGGTCTCCTGATCGCTCTCATCGCCGCGACCCTGATGCTTCGCCCATCGAACGCGCGCCGGACCTGGGGATTCCGCCGCATCGAGGTCATAGCGGCGCTCGGACAGTCAACCCTGCTGCTCGTCGTCGGGACATACGCCGCTGTGGAAGGGGTCAAACGTCTCTTCGAGCCGCCGGACGTCCCTGCGGCGGAACTGCTGGTGTTCGGGATCGTCGGATTGATCGCCAACGTCGTCTCCATCATGATTCTCTCCTCCAGCCGAGGCGCGAACTTCAACATGCGCGCGGCGTTCCTGGAAGTCCTCAACGACGCGCTCGGATCACTGGGCGTGATCGTGGCCTCCATCGTGATCGCCACAACCGGGTTCATGCAGGCCGACGCGATCGCGGGCCTGTTCATCGCGGCGCTCATCGTGCCCCGAGCGTTCATGCTGATGCGGGAGACCACCGGTGTGCTGATGGAGTTCACGCCGAAGGGATTGGACTTGGATCAGGTGCGGGTGCACATCCTCGCTCTGGATCACGTCAAGAGCGTCCATGATCTTCACGCGTCGACGGTCGCCACGGGACTCACCACCATCACGGCGCACGTCGTCGTCGAGGACGAGTGCTTCACTGATGGGCACGCGGTCGACATGCTCCGCGAAGTGAAGAGGTGTGTTGCCGAGCACTTCGAGATCTCCGTGCGGCATTCGACGTTCCAGATTGAGACCGAGCACATCGGCGACGACGAACCCGACGCCGTGATGCACCCTTGA
- a CDS encoding cation-translocating P-type ATPase, which translates to MSAECCDLDEPAPRKESPKPSDTDGRQPDGEGDACCGPALPPLFGSGQAADEPTSRPRWWRDIALLPSALSGLTLAVGYGLEWGGVAVGATALQWIALLAGGYTFVPGTMRRLIRGRMGVGLLMTIAAAGAVLLGHVGEAAALAFLFSLAEALEDRAMDRAKEGLRALLSLIPETTRVSRFGREEMVLVTDVRERDVLVVGAGERVATDGVVVSGSSSLDTSAVTGESIPVPARPGDPIPAGAVNGSGTLRIEATADGRDNSLTQIVALVQQAHARKGERARLADRIARPLVPTVLVVAALVGVFGFIVGDPTTWIERALVVLVAASPCALAIAVPVTVISAIGSASKYGVVIKSGQAFEQLGTIRIVAFDKTGTLTRNTPQIVEVVASGRTQEQVLSLAAALESSSTHPLASAILAAAPGVQPGRDVEEDAGSGLTGYVDGTRVRVGSTRWIDPGTHREVAENMAEQGMTVVVVEADGRFAGLIGVRDELRPESAETVRLMAEMGIETAMLTGDNSRTARAIAAEARIADVRAELLPTDKADAVMSLAVRSPVAMVGDGINDAPALASATVGIAMGVQGSAAAIESADVAFTGHDLRLIPGALSHARRGRRIMTWNIGLALAIIVVLFPLALFGVLGLAGVVLVHEIAEVLVILNGVRAARRPSVARKLDPPTAVPTRERERVGA; encoded by the coding sequence ATGAGCGCCGAATGCTGCGACCTTGATGAGCCTGCGCCGAGGAAGGAATCACCGAAGCCCTCGGACACGGATGGTCGTCAACCGGACGGGGAAGGGGATGCGTGCTGCGGGCCCGCGCTCCCTCCGCTGTTCGGCAGCGGCCAGGCCGCCGACGAGCCTACGTCGCGGCCACGATGGTGGCGAGACATCGCCCTGCTGCCGTCGGCCCTGTCCGGCCTCACCCTCGCCGTCGGATACGGGCTGGAGTGGGGCGGCGTCGCCGTGGGGGCGACGGCACTGCAGTGGATCGCGCTCCTTGCAGGCGGATACACCTTCGTCCCGGGGACGATGCGACGGCTGATTCGCGGACGAATGGGCGTGGGACTGCTCATGACGATCGCCGCTGCCGGTGCCGTGCTCCTCGGTCACGTCGGGGAGGCGGCCGCCCTCGCCTTCCTGTTCTCCCTCGCCGAGGCGCTGGAAGATCGTGCCATGGATCGAGCGAAGGAGGGCCTGCGGGCGTTGTTGTCGCTGATACCGGAGACCACGCGCGTATCGCGGTTCGGCAGAGAGGAGATGGTTCTCGTCACCGACGTGCGGGAGCGGGATGTCCTCGTCGTTGGCGCCGGCGAACGGGTCGCCACTGACGGTGTCGTCGTCAGCGGCTCCTCGAGCCTCGACACGTCTGCCGTGACGGGTGAGTCCATCCCTGTGCCCGCCCGCCCCGGCGACCCGATCCCCGCAGGTGCGGTCAACGGCTCCGGCACGCTGCGGATCGAAGCGACCGCCGACGGCAGGGACAATTCGCTCACTCAGATCGTGGCGCTGGTGCAGCAGGCGCACGCACGCAAGGGGGAGCGTGCGCGGCTCGCGGACCGGATCGCCCGCCCACTGGTGCCGACAGTGCTCGTCGTCGCCGCGTTGGTCGGAGTCTTCGGATTCATCGTCGGCGACCCGACCACCTGGATCGAGCGGGCTCTGGTCGTCCTGGTGGCCGCGTCCCCGTGCGCACTGGCGATTGCCGTGCCGGTCACGGTGATCAGCGCTATCGGCTCCGCGTCGAAGTACGGGGTGGTCATCAAGTCCGGGCAGGCGTTCGAACAGCTGGGGACCATCCGCATCGTCGCGTTCGACAAGACCGGAACCCTCACCCGCAACACGCCTCAGATCGTGGAAGTCGTCGCCAGCGGACGCACGCAGGAGCAGGTTCTCTCCCTCGCTGCCGCGCTGGAGTCCTCCAGCACCCATCCTCTCGCGTCCGCGATCCTCGCCGCCGCTCCGGGCGTCCAGCCGGGGCGCGACGTCGAGGAGGATGCCGGGAGCGGACTGACAGGATACGTCGACGGCACCCGGGTGAGAGTCGGAAGCACCCGCTGGATCGATCCCGGCACGCATCGCGAAGTCGCCGAGAACATGGCGGAACAGGGTATGACGGTTGTCGTCGTGGAAGCGGACGGGCGATTCGCCGGACTCATCGGCGTGCGTGATGAACTGCGGCCTGAGTCGGCGGAGACCGTCCGGCTGATGGCGGAGATGGGGATCGAGACGGCGATGCTCACCGGTGACAACAGTCGCACGGCCCGCGCGATCGCCGCTGAGGCGCGCATCGCGGACGTTCGGGCCGAACTGCTGCCGACGGACAAGGCCGATGCCGTCATGTCTCTGGCAGTGAGGTCCCCTGTGGCTATGGTCGGCGATGGCATCAACGACGCGCCTGCCCTGGCGTCCGCCACCGTGGGGATCGCTATGGGCGTCCAAGGCTCTGCGGCAGCGATCGAATCCGCCGACGTCGCCTTCACCGGCCACGATCTCAGGCTCATCCCCGGGGCGCTCTCCCATGCGCGGCGCGGAAGACGGATCATGACGTGGAACATCGGCCTCGCCCTGGCGATCATCGTCGTCCTCTTCCCGCTCGCACTGTTCGGAGTTCTCGGTCTGGCCGGTGTCGTCCTCGTGCACGAGATCGCCGAGGTGCTCGTCATCCTGAACGGCGTCCGCGCCGCTCGCCGGCCGTCCGTAGCACGGAAGCTCGACCCGCCGACCGCCGTGCCGACGCGCGAACGGGAGCGCGTCGGGGCCTGA
- a CDS encoding multicopper oxidase domain-containing protein yields the protein MVEDSTVDVLSDVADCQHTDGGPRQDTSIVLPGQTLTVDFDADNPGQWLAHCHNIYHGESGMMGVIGYEE from the coding sequence ATAGTCGAGGACAGCACCGTAGACGTTCTCTCGGACGTTGCCGACTGTCAGCACACCGACGGCGGGCCCCGGCAGGACACCTCTATCGTCCTTCCGGGCCAGACCCTCACTGTCGATTTCGATGCCGACAACCCCGGTCAGTGGTTGGCGCATTGCCACAACATCTATCACGGGGAGAGCGGCATGATGGGCGTGATCGGCTATGAGGAGTGA
- a CDS encoding heavy-metal-associated domain-containing protein has translation MATSEYQVTGMTCGHCEMSIREEVSQIPGVDEIEVSAQTGKLVVSSASDLDDAAVLAAVDEAGYSAVRA, from the coding sequence ATGGCTACCAGCGAGTACCAGGTCACCGGCATGACGTGCGGACACTGCGAGATGTCCATTCGCGAAGAGGTCTCGCAGATCCCCGGGGTCGACGAGATCGAGGTGAGCGCGCAGACCGGCAAGCTCGTCGTCTCGTCCGCCAGCGACCTCGATGACGCCGCCGTGCTGGCGGCTGTCGACGAGGCCGGCTACTCGGCGGTGCGCGCCTGA